The sequence below is a genomic window from Dermacentor silvarum isolate Dsil-2018 unplaced genomic scaffold, BIME_Dsil_1.4 Seq550, whole genome shotgun sequence.
AGGCAATGTTAAACGCTGACCTTGGTGCAATACAAAACCTGCATGGATGACCACGGCTGAAAGAACAAGTGAATCCGCCAAGTCTATTCATTGAAAGGTTATCACCACAAAAGGCTACAAGGATTGCTTTCACCTTTACTGCAACAGAGTTCTTCCAAACAGTGAAACCAGTCATCCATAAAGCTGATACATCATCAACAACCGGCTTCAGAATAACATCGATTCCGTGCTtgattacaagtttatacggtgcAACTAGCACTACATGGATAGAGCTTAGCTGTGATCTGTACTTGGCATGGATGTTTAACACACTGAAATACACAAcaaaaattttgtgaatcccccGTTTTGACCCCAGTGGGTTAACGATCTCCACTTCGTCACTGTACAGCACAAGAAACAGCGTATACTGTGCGCCATCCtcaagtagtgcgtgcaactttTCCTTGTATATGTAGCCATCACTAAAACTGCGCAGTAGTGGTGAACACACTCCTATCGATAAGTCTTGCTCGATGTGGTCGCAGAAACTCTCAGACGACATAAGGTTTCGCAAGACACCACTTATAGGAACAAACTGAAACGTCTCACCAGCACCAAGGTCACGTGCTTCGGACTTTACATAGGGCAGGTGGCGCTGGGCGAATTGCTCTCGCTTATATTTACTACTTGCTGCTTGAAAAATGTCATCTAAGAATTCACCAGCGAGTAACTTGCGCAACTCGGTTCCTGCTGACTCCAGGGCGATGTTTTGTTCGACGACAGAAGCGAACGCCCGAATTATGTCGAGAAAAGTAACCTTGAAGTCATTGAACACACTTTCTATCGTAGAGTGTGGTAGCTTGTGCACTTCAGCAAcacgaaaaaaaagtaaacacaGCTGTTTCTTGATCTTCAGCGCGAGGTCGTCGATTGTACCCTACTGAAAaacccccgtattccccatacctcctatatccaataacatcatatgacatataggaaaaacagGTTTTTGTATAGGATCCTATATGTTGCATATCGGATTATTGGTTATGGgggttatggggcatatggatttttcaatagggtaGTCACTCGAACAGCGGAATCAGAGTCCGCGTCACATCCGCCTTCGGTCGTATTCGACGAACAGCCCGATGAAAACATTTCAGTGTTGTCACTCATCGCGTTTTTGTGCGCAGCGCAGCTTGGTGCAGCACCCACCGACGATTCTTCGAGGACCATTTGTTCAACGCCGGCTTCTTGCTCCGTCTCGTCCAAGTCCATATAGTTTCTATGCACACGATAAATGTGCCTCCGATAAGATTCGAACTCATTGTAGGTCTTCGCGCACCCATCCACACCGCACATAATAGAAAAACTACTGTCGTGGCGATGGTCTCTTAGGTGCCAGACGACCTGGCAGAACTTCGTGGACGAGAACGCACATCGTGGGCATGTGTGTAACATGTTCACTCACGGCACTTACGGCTCGATGTAGATCACACACGGCCAGCGCGTTAGAAGGCCAGCTCGTCAAAGTCCACATGTAACCGCGAGCAATGGATACCGATGCTATCCATACCGATGCCAACTTCGAagcacaaacagaaaaaaaagaaaagaaaaagttgacGACGTTGTTACAACACTGAAAACTGAAAACGCTGGAACACAACAAACTATTATTTTATTGTCTTTTTTGTTATTATCATCTCTAACTTCTTTTGTGGTGTTCAAAGCCGAAACGATTCTCGCGCCCGAGATTACTTCCGCTGCCGAGAACCAGCAAAACATGGCCTTCAAAATTCGCAACTTCAACTACAGAGAGCGCAGTTGTTTGAGTTGCCTGGAGTTGCCCTCAGAAGAACAGACGAAGGTTAtatgattggtggctaaaatcaaggcaggggtgaaatttcacccaccacaaagtacaaaatatgttaatagtctcggctaggtggcgtatgccaccacccgattaaaacggttcagcctcatccatccatccacgggCTACTATACGCGCCGTGTCACTCTGTCAGTAGTGTTGCGTTTATTTTTGTATGTACGTGCTGCTTTTCTCTCGCGCCCACGTGCTCGTGTTTTCATGGAGCCGCCACAATTTGAATATTTGGTGTCCTTCCGAGACCGCAAGAAGTTACTTTCTGCTCATGGACAGACGGAGGCCGATCTTTTGGAAGCCTTGAAGAGGACAGATTTTGGCTATGCCTTGCCTACATGCCGGATTGAGGtatgttgtttttctttcttaatcCTGAAGCACATCGAGGTACTACATGCACCATGCCAGTGGCCTTAGGAGCCCTGATAATGTTCTCTTTGTCGCACATGCTTCAACAGTTTCATCATGCATGCGCTCGTGCTTtttaaatgtctttttttttttcgctggtgcTGTCGGCGAGCGAAGCGAGCACGTTGTCACGGCGGCGCCGACCGCAGATGTATACCATCTTTTGTCTCCGCGTCGGCGGCGCCCGACCGCGCATTGCTGCCGTTCGCGCTGGCTTTGTCGCGACGGTAGGCTGGCGTGGATCGGCTTTCATTTGCCACGAGTTGGGCAGCGCGCTTGATCGTCATACTATCGAGAAGGCTATGCTCCGAGACACGGCGGtggtaagggcccattcacatgcgaagacacccgtgtatacttaggtttaggtgcacgttaaagaaccccagatggtccgaatttccggagttgcccactacggcgtgcctcataatcagatcgtggttttggcacgtaaaaccccataattttttttgcgtTGCGTTAAAACATTATTTGCTGTAGAAAACCAATTTAGAATGCCTGGAATAACTTCgtagaaaaataatgtttttgaCTCTTATAAGCAATCCACTGCCATATTGTAACCGGGTAATTCACATTTTATGTCACAGCTGGCGTCAGGCTTTAGAAAAGGGGTAGCACTCTTCTTCTAGGAGGTTAATGAACATGCCTGGCATGCTGTTGTATTCTACACGCCTCGTGTTCAGGAGAAAGCAGTAAACTATGGAGTATATGCATTCATATAAACCAATTTAAGCAATCGTTTGATAGTTAAATAAGCAGTTGCAATCTCCCAATAACTACACATTGTGATACACTGTAGAAGAGAATGTTTAATGAAAGAGACGTTGAAAAATGTGCTGCAGCCTTACGGTGCGAGCAAAGCAGCCTAAATGGTACCTTGACGGTGCAAAAATATAGCCTTGCAGGTAAACTGCATGCAGGCATCTGCCATCAGGGTAAATTTGTAGGTGGTGTAAACCATGAAAGTTTTTGTTACACCACAGTGATTACTTTCTGCTGGTCAAGGAACAGTTAaatttttttgtttcgttctgCATGATATAAAACAGTGAAATCTCAGTCAGCATTTCAGAAATTTTATTTTTCAAATACTGCATGGCGAGAAGAGAAATTCATGACACTCTAAATGAATACATTAAGAGTTGCTTCATGGTGCTGACTGCACCAAGATGATATGAAGCACAACGAGGAAAGCCAATTCTAGTGTGGTATTCGAAGGAACACTTGATAATTGCTGCATACTTCAGGTACTATGCTTATTTTGGTAACATTATGCGAATGTGAACATCTCAATTCCTTTCAGGTCTACAATGCCCGATATGAGGAATATATAGACCCGCCAGCTGGCCATGTCTTCTCTGATAAAGACAAAATTAGGCTTGTGTGCAATGAAAACTTGCAAATGTACTGCAGGTTAGTAGCCACATTGCAAATTTACATCGATGTTGGAAAACTTATGCATCACTGACTAGCTTCTCTGTTTTCAGCACAAGTGACAAAGTGACGGTGGTACCTGGAGGTAGCCTGCCTGAGAATGGTGAAAGCAATGGGCAACAACCCAGTCAGCAGCTTACCTGCACTGATGGCGAATATAAGCTGCCGCCTGTGCCTTTGGACATTAAAGATGCCATTGACAGAACTGAACCTGGGAAAGTGTCCAGCAAAACAAAATCTCGAATTGTTGGATGGATTGCGAATCATTTGATGACTATAAGAGTGTAAGTAGGCATGTATATGTAAGTGTTTAATTCGGTATATGTTTTTAACTTTTGCTTTTTCTACAGCTACCCAGGAAGCCTTTACGAAGCAGCTTCAAGAGCACTGGTGCTGGAATATCCAGCACTCAGAGACACAATTGGCACAGGCTGGGTGAGTACTAGAGCAATTGCATTCTTGTAACTATAGTAGGATGTCATACATGTTAGTGGGCCAGACTGCGGGTGTCCAAGTTCTTTCAACCTAAGTGGAGGAGCACGTACAAAAAGTTGGAGCTCGAGATTTATTTTATTTGAATGCGAAGTATAcatgttttatatttttttcttcccagCGTGAATATGGCACATGTTTACTTTCGAACAACATGACTATGTAAAAAACTAAATCCTTATGCTCATTCCATTCATATCACGCATAAGTCGAGTTAAACTTGAACCTGGTTGAAAACTGTAACACTGGTACAACCATGAGACTGAATGCACAGTTAATGCGTCACTTCTGAGTCACTAATGGCAAACGTGCTTTGAAGTCACTGCTTGAATGTAGACTTAACAGAAACTCGCTTCTGCAACTGAGGTGCCACGatccatagcctcctatatttttccatTTTTTAATGCCCGCCGAGTGGCGAGCAGAGCAAGCTCCGCCCGTACCTTCTAATTCATGCGCTCGCCGCGCTGCCGCCCCATAcccagagcagacgacgcgactactttgttgcgcgcgtgcttgtggagagaaactagaatttattgggcgaacttgtgcccctaaagcaagcgaactcgGCAACAGCGAAAACAGCAAGTGCGCGTACGGCGTTCGTCAGACTCTGGCAGCACGAGCGGTGGACCCTTATTTATACCCTCTTGCGTCCaagatcgaaacgcgtcaagcgacgccgctcgcATCGGCAGGAACGCGAGGCGGAGCTCACGTTCCTGCCGTATGGGGTGTGGGGTGCGAGCGCCTCTTGCGGAGAAGGCAGGCGTAAATCGAGGAGGAAGGGGGAGCGCAGCGGACGGCCTCCGCCGCTCCACTCCGCGGGCattaaaaaatagaggaggctATGCACCATCTTAGGCATGCCGCTTGGCTACAGCACACATAGTATGCAAGAACCGGAGTTTGGAGTCGGATGATAAAGTTAAAATAATGATGGAGTGATAACACCAGCAGAAGCTAAATTTACCAGGATTGACAACTGTGGTATCATAGGAGGTGAAGTAGCTACAGTGCATTGGGGTTCACAGAGAGTGCTTGGCATTAATAAGTGGCCTTGCTCAATGATGACAGTGTCCACTGTGTGAAAATCTTTTACAATAAAATCATTCTTTGCAGGACTCGTGGAAAGTCTCCCTCAGATATAAATTGGGATATATGAGAAAGTCTCTGTGTACAGTTCCGGCTGTTCAAGCAGCAAGGGTTGCTTATGGCAAACGCAAGGACACACAAGAAAGCCTAAACAATAAGCGGCACTGTCATGTGGTAAGTGAAATTTCAATTGTGCAGGGTACTTGAAACCTAATTGGAATGTTCAGCCACTTTTGGGTCTGCTACTGAAGTGAAAGAATTTTAGTTTTGAACAATATAACATAATGACTTCAGCACATTATGAAGCCAGGTAAGTATACGGGACATTATTTTCAGTTGAATTGCAGCAACTACAACAGAGGAAAATAAATagggtgaacaaaaaaaaatttcattgCCTGTGACGAGCAACCCAAGAACCTTCGCATTGTGCGTGCGATGTTCCAGTAACTGAGCCAAGATGGCCGCTTCCCATCCAATTTATAGATATTTCTGTATGTGTAAACCTGGGCATTTCAGGAAGGGCCGTGGGTATATGTTGATTCATTCTCCATGCTTTTTCATTTTCTAGCAAGGGTCCCGACCTGGCCACTTGATGCCTTCAATTAGTATGCAACAGTTTTATTGCTCAGGTGCCAGCGCATTAATGACACGCTACATGATGCCAATTAACTCCAAAATTTATGTTCCACATTCACCACCATGGCTACGATTGGCACTGGTTGGCACTCCCAGGAATAAAATTGCATGAACACCAATTAGGTGGATAGCTAAGCTGTAGCTCATTGAGTAGAGCATCACATGTTACGTGAAAGTTGTGGGTTCAGTTCCAACCAGTGATCAGCGTGTTTTTCATCCGCTTAATTTTCCTTTATATTGCAATTAGTACACTTTAAATGGACACCACAAATAATGCCCTCCTTACTTGGCTTCATTATCAGTCTGTTCTCTTCATTAAAGAAACAAGCCCCTCAAACCATTCCTTTTCCTTTGTTAACTTAATATATGTATATAGACCTATTTTGTGACATAGGTACAGCAAGGTGGAATCACTACGAGAACTgtcctgtactttttttttctgttgggaATATGGTAACAGATATTTTCACAAGGGAAAGGTCAAGGCAAAAACTACAAATCAATTTTTAAATAAAACCACAGGATAAAAGAAAGTTTACAAAACTGAATATGCAACCCTTTTGCCAAAATATATTTCAGATCAGTGGACTGCAGAATGCCACAACCAACAGCTTGCATGCACCATGTTCTCTTAAGACGTTGCAAGTCTTGTATTCTTTTGTCAATGCAGCATGTTCGCTAGCCATTTGCACGACAATTCGTTCCACTTACATCCAAACTAGTTCTGGTACAGCTAGGTTCTGAACACGTGTTATATCCATGTTCCTTGTAGCATAATGTATGTAAATATATGACGAAGTGTTCTAGCTACTGGTATTCCTATAGTTGTACTGTGAAGCATTCATTAAATAATGTGAGCATACCTAATACAGTGAGTGATTGACTATGTAGGACTTATAAGAGCTGTTTCATTGGGTCACACGTGATACCAGGTGTCACAGATGGGTAATTGTGGCAGTCCATTACCTTGTGAACATTGATTAGCAAGGTTCCTGAGAATATCAGACGTTTTTCTCACAATCCTGTGAACATTACTTCTGCCTCTTGTGCTTTATTTCACTGTGTTAAGCAGTACAGTGTTCTGCAGTTATATTTAGCATCCTGATGAGTAATACAGTGTTAGGTTGGCTGAATTAGATTGTTGTGTTGGATGGTGTTTGTGCCCTAGTTTAAGCATGACATTTCTTGCCTGTGGCCACTGGCATAGCcacccaaccccccccccccccccacacacacacaatttttGAATTTCACATGTGCATATATAtacgcacacatacaaacacatgcacaaacATAAAGTATGGTCggactctcccccccccccaaaaaaaaaagaaaaacacttctGGCTGCGCCCCTGCCTGTGACAATGGTCCAAAGGTGCAGGTAACACATAGTGCTTAAGTTCTTTCTCCTTGGTCAGCCCTCTAGCTTAGTGCACACTAGTAATACATAGGTCTAATTGTAAAAAGGGCTCCAATATATTTTAACTGAGGAAGAGAAAGATTTATATTATGCGTCTGTTTTCGTGTCATTTGTAGTGATCTTTTCACTGTGCAACATCATGTTTCTTTCCTGTTAGACTGCTGACCTGTCGCAGCACGTCGCGGCTCAACACGATGCGGCTACAGTGAATAGCCACGTAGAGTTTATGATGAACGAAGTAAAGCGGCCTAACTCAGATATGATAAAGCTCCGTGACTCAATGCTGCAAACTCGACCAGCTAGGCAGCAATGGATAaaggaaatgcggccgccaacaGGAGATGTGCTAAACAAATACCCAGCTTTGGCAAATGCCGAAATGGTGAGCATAAACAACTGTTGTATTTTTGTTGCAGGCAATGCTTAATTATTCAACTGGAATCTATCTATGTAAGACTGTTAAGCCATTTTCAGTTGTTTATATGTTATGAGTATTGGCTGGTAATTATCTACAAATTTTGCCATCATTCTAGCTTCACGAGGAGTTCACCGCCCTCACTGGGGTGAAGTTGGAAGAAAAGATTCTGCAGTTTATTAACCAGTATGGGAACCGCCTTTTTGAGCTTGCAAAATGTCGGCGGTCTTCAAAAGAAGCTATCGCAGGAATTGAAGCGGAACTTGACAAGTTGGAAGGTGATGAGAAGAAATGTACGTATACAGGCTTGCCAGCTTTTCCATTTTTTCCAGGGGACATCCGTATTTTTGTGTCTTTCTCGTaagcagtgattccactcctgcgccaaagtgcgccaattgagatttactgcgccatcctgatacaatcgacgaaaattgcgcctaactgcgccaaacagtctcggatttgacgatGTCTTtcgccaattgcaccaccggggaattaaaacgttcaacgtgacgatagggcgagccttagttgcaaccttagctgcaaacaggagacaagaaagctctagcgcgtacgtcccaattaaagtcactggaacctggaaagtaccgcagctcTTTTCTCTTAACCGctgcgccgccgattggtcagttgccgtcaggtgatcactttccgctattgatggcggatctaagccgcgtcggaggagataagcagacagacatcgctcgcacacgccgcgcgtacgagtcatcaacgaggtcagattttgcattttgtataatttagtgtatatgtaactttcgtagacttaaaacaaaacgaaaggaaatgcccgggtgctgcacgttcgggtgcagaaaccgccgggagtccgggaaagcgcttttcgcgataccagttaagcggaaagagcgacagcaagcgccgtgctatctctggctgcaccggataaagagcgacaagttcactcccacttggtgaacttgttgatatcgcaaagctgagaagctccttgcggtatttcatcgaactccctaaatgccataatgtgatggaaaagcttcttcgcgcattcaaagactgcggtttgccttgagtaaacaaaccgaggagatgctcagaaatatgcagaaccgagcaaaccGAAGAGTGACGCAATACGggcggctgtgtcaaaaataacaaagtgtagtgagaagatcgatcgacctgtcaatgttgaaaattaaaatatagattttctcgtgtgttgtttaaaacacgaacatgacctggtaattctgttttagcatcccttttcttgtagtgcagtcagGGACCGTTCATTTTTGTAGAAATATATCTGTATGGAACATTTCGTGCGcggttaaatcagtagccacgttagaaagcgataatATCCACGCGTATAAACGATTTTGTGGCAGCACTTAATACCtagtcatccgaaaaaaaaatcttgtgtgacacacgagcatcgggatcgctttgcatttagaacgggtggcgcacagttgaatgcttcactttccgagtgcagtagccgaccgattttccggacttcgtggggactgaaaaatcgagcagtctgcaaaaccgaacagtccgaaaaactcgtccCCCCACCCcctaagagaaaaaaattatgaggcttagagcggcttaagaaaaatgtcgcactttcgcccaaaaggcggagcatcgattgcgatagccaattaatagacagcggtacggagtaaggatgttagttttatcagccgtataaagttgtaaatatgcgcttactaactaaataagcacggtgtcatgcgcacaggttacatgaacacatctcactcgatgaccgcgggcatattgaccttcgcgctgtctattctgtcgcttcaacgcggacGTCGAAAATAAGGGGGGAAAACGgtgcatacgaagctagtggcactcggcgcactccctttgtacccatcgcagatcgcgggcgcacacttcggccacatagcagatcgctttcaagatacggtgcctgcacggcagctccgtcggcagctgcaagagcagaatgcaactccccactgtctccgccgccttctccccatgccccgcgagcgaacgaagtccgcgcgcgcctccggccgccttgcggttgctggctgaccctcgcaagctttcacccgcagacagcgtacggaccgaacaaaaaaaaaagaaaagcaagtgcagctttttagaacgttttgtcggccaaggaagagcgggcatggcctcggagacgagggcATAGCGTGCGTCTACGGATCTtcaaggctatacaggggggcactggaagccaagccagcggataatccaacatggcggcctccaagatcgggtagcgtggttcggagcgagcgatttagtccggaaaatcgaacattggctcctagattcgtccgaaaaatcgctcgcgaaaatgcattagctctatgggaatcctgccggtacatctatgaagtccggaatatcctacaagtccgaatttttggagtccgaaaaatccgtcggctactgtacttgtaatttacatcgtatctagctaaacgaaatgcggttttgtttgtggatttcacagggcccactgcggcagccatcgtgctgttcttccctgtagcaagcctagaaaacccgaggaagagctgctcgtcttttccgcgcagtgttgcctgcgctcgctccggcggttgcggtacttcagagttccaggttccagtgactttagcagtgCCACGCACGGACGCCGACGCGGTGTCTGCCTTGCAAGgtggctcgacggcaaagtgcggtttctgccgaggctcgcggcttcaaggttaattggcgattcatcggcgg
It includes:
- the LOC125941891 gene encoding uncharacterized protein LOC125941891 isoform X2, encoding MEPPQFEYLVSFRDRKKLLSAHGQTEADLLEALKRTDFGYALPTCRIEVYNARYEEYIDPPAGHVFSDKDKIRLVCNENLQMYCSTSDKVTVVPGGSLPENGESNGQQPSQQLTCTDGEYKLPPVPLDIKDAIDRTEPGKVSSKTKSRIVGWIANHLMTIRVYPGSLYEAASRALVLEYPALRDTIGTGWTADLSQHVAAQHDAATVNSHVEFMMNEVKRPNSDMIKLRDSMLQTRPARQQWIKEMRPPTGDVLNKYPALANAEMLHEEFTALTGVKLEEKILQFINQYGNRLFELAKCRRSSKEAIAGIEAELDKLEGDEKKYRFAVGVFELLPFLLKETPRFLQGPDTYPALSFKGACAATATDIIASFEGFQVEAVDIIAGMTALIELYWVFDVKYSNVSKKTFTVLEHFCGLPPTSTKKMPLVIRLISSLEQTA
- the LOC125941891 gene encoding uncharacterized protein LOC125941891 isoform X3 codes for the protein MEPPQFEYLVSFRDRKKLLSAHGQTEADLLEALKRTDFGYALPTCRIEVYNARYEEYIDPPAGHVFSDKDKIRLVCNENLQMYCSTSDKVTVVPGGSLPENGESNGQQPSQQLTCTDGEYKLPPVPLDIKDAIDRTEPGKVSSKTKSRIVGWIANHLMTIRVYPGSLYEAASRALVLEYPALRDTIGTGWDSWKVSLRYKLGYMRKSLCTVPAVQAARVAYGKRKDTQESLNNKRHCHVTADLSQHVAAQHDAATVNSHVEFMMNEVKRPNSDMIKLRDSMLQTRPARQQWIKEMRPPTGDVLNKYPALANAEMLHEEFTALTGVKLEEKILQFINQYGNRLFELAKCRRSSKEAIAGIEAELDKLEGDEKKCTYTGLPAFPFFPGDIRIFHHCV
- the LOC125941891 gene encoding uncharacterized protein LOC125941891 isoform X1; this encodes MEPPQFEYLVSFRDRKKLLSAHGQTEADLLEALKRTDFGYALPTCRIEVYNARYEEYIDPPAGHVFSDKDKIRLVCNENLQMYCSTSDKVTVVPGGSLPENGESNGQQPSQQLTCTDGEYKLPPVPLDIKDAIDRTEPGKVSSKTKSRIVGWIANHLMTIRVYPGSLYEAASRALVLEYPALRDTIGTGWDSWKVSLRYKLGYMRKSLCTVPAVQAARVAYGKRKDTQESLNNKRHCHVTADLSQHVAAQHDAATVNSHVEFMMNEVKRPNSDMIKLRDSMLQTRPARQQWIKEMRPPTGDVLNKYPALANAEMLHEEFTALTGVKLEEKILQFINQYGNRLFELAKCRRSSKEAIAGIEAELDKLEGDEKKYRFAVGVFELLPFLLKETPRFLQGPDTYPALSFKGACAATATDIIASFEGFQVEAVDIIAGMTALIELYWVFDVKYSNVSKKTFTVLEHFCGLPPTSTKKMPLVIRLISSLEQTA